A single genomic interval of Spinacia oleracea cultivar Varoflay chromosome 6, BTI_SOV_V1, whole genome shotgun sequence harbors:
- the LOC110797435 gene encoding uncharacterized protein, which produces MGGETDHSKVDNISQLLMSEDKLRDLAWLMYLQEAQRIQTIKFRSVYHRIQYLRDCRKTYESAIQILDFAEQIEFLKRKRDLQQDDKVDDSISSACDHLKEFANISVGVACRALPSFHIRHEYLKKIREYVQETHTALDRIKSFVVDGALGVQCLRAENIVGELMEHKQLSLDFLKSRQIPSTIRKRFSRRIYKHPTDNLFNHVVVKYKAKAAARRNSSETEGGTNREVSETNTAEIEGVTLEESVEIQNLETLEVYDEIAVKAGKRSYANLAKGAKWFGRALIIFQMGMIVYDTIESDHPVQTAVKETVEFGASVAGGIAGEMIGTAATVSLFAATGIATTTVVASVAVLAASIITGVVLAVAVGALTGYLISKFFESGGETSKAPKTPTTTTTTTLPSLKKCVIRHPTTEHLVIHVAKMPDAERLARRLTAGARVGVYTVPDQTTEADHTDKTTTAHHQSLEKAFGGARDPIIYRYKSPY; this is translated from the exons ATGGGAGGAGAAACTGATCATAGCAAAGTTGACAATATATCTCAACTTCTGATGTCGGAAGACAAGTTAAGGGATCTGGCTTGGTTGATGTATCTACAAGAGGCACAGCGCATACAGACCATTAAATTTAGGTCCGTATATCACCGGATACAGTACCTTCGAGACTGCCGAAAGACCTACGAGTCTGCCATTCAAATCCTGGATTTCGCCGAGCAGATTGAGTTTCTTAAGCGTAAGCGTGATCTTCAACAAGATGATAAG GTGGATGACTCCATTTCTTCGGCTTGTGATCATCTGAAAGAGTTCGCCAATATTTCCGTGGGTGTAGCTTGTAGAGCTTTGCCAAGCTTCCACATTCGCCACGAGTACTTGAAGAAGATCAGAGAATATGTACAAGAGACGCACACGGCGTTGGACCGTATTAAGTCTTTCGTCGTTGATGGAGCACTTGGAGTCCAGTGTTTACGAGCTGAAAATATCGTGGGCGAGTTGATGGAACACAAGCAACTCTCGCTCGATTTTCTAAAGTCACGTCAAATCCCTTCTACAATCCGGAAAAGATTTTCGAGGAGGATTTACAAGCATCCTACGGATAACTTGTTTAACCACGTCGTCGTTAA GTACAAAGCTAAGGCCGCTGCGCGAAGAAATAGCTCAGAAACAGAGGGAGGAACAAATAGAGAAGTCTCAGAAACAAATACTGCCGAGATAGAGGGAGTGACTTTGGAAGAATCGGTAGAAATACAGAATTTGGAGACTCTTGAG GTTTATGATGAAATTGCGGTTAAAGCTGGAAAGCGTTCGTATGCCAATCTAGCAAAGGGTGCAAAATGGTTCGGTAGAGCACTCATCATTTTCCAAATGGGCATGATAGTTTATGATACGATTGAATCAGATCATCCAGTGCAAACCGCAGTAAAAGAGACCGTGGAGTTTGGTGCATCGGTAGCTGGTGGGATTGCAGGCGAGATGATAGGTACTGCTGCTACAGTTTCCTTGTTTGCTGCGACAGGGATTGCAACCACAACAGTAGTTGCTTCAGTTGCTGTACTTGCGGCTTCGATAATAACTGGTGTCGTATTAGCTGTTGCGGTCGGAGCCTTAACTGGTTACTTAATTAGCAAGTTTTTCGAGTCTGGAGGAGAAACTTCAAAAGCCCCTAAAACTCCTACTACTACAACAACTACTACACTCCCTAGTCTTAAGAAATGCGTTATTCGTCATCCTACGACTGAACATCTTGTCATCCATGTTGCCAAAATGCCTGATGCTGAACGCTTAGCTCGCCGGCTTACTGCAGGCGCGCGAGTTGGAGTATATACAGTACCAGATCAAACCACAGAAGCTGATCATACTGATAAAACTACAACAGCTCATCATCAGTCTCTTGAAAAGGCTTTTGGAGGAGCACGGGATCCAATTATTTATAGATATAAGTCACCCTATTAA